The DNA sequence aggcggctctgccggaTGAGTGATTGGGGATCACTCGTGGGTTAAGATATATGTCCTGCTTTCAATCATTGCTTttgatttgtattatatttacattggttaattgtaatattttttacacGCTTGTGTTTAagtaaaattgattttaaatctgtatttaaaattctaatatttggttaaatgacttttatgaaccGTTGCGTTATTTTGTTATACATGTATTGCATGTACATACACTTAACACCCAGCAATGGAATGCGTGACTcatattgtcatcatctcgaaaCCTCAATTTTCACGTGTCCAGACGTGAGAGTTGGAGGCGTCACAATAATTAAGGGAAAATCTTCTTCCAAGTCATTCTGCAAATGCCCAAATAACAGCAGCCAATGTTACCCTGCCACGTAGGCCACCTATAGAGAAAATAATATGCCGTGGGCACGCAGAATAATTCTATTGTTGGAGTCAACTGACACAGACCAGATGAAGGCCACTAGCGACCACTCGACCCAGACCCTCCCTTTCTCCCATCCACTGCCGTGAACAGGCACAATGGAAGAAACGTAGACGACGCACCCAAACTTAGACCCAGACCCGACCCACCTCAAATGCTCCTCTCTCCCATCCACCGCCAGGAACGTAGACAACAGAGTGAGAATCCCTCGACCTATTATTTATTGCCCACCTGTCGTAATTAATTTGTCTCATTTCCAGAAGGCTTGATCCGACCTCTCTCACCACTAACTTGGAATTAAAATGACGATGCAGATACAGCAACCAAAGCGATACAAAATATTGTGGTAAAAATGACCTGATAGACGAAGAGCACTAGTTTCGTTAATGAAGGAATTAAAGCCATCTATGATGTGTACGTAATTCCTCTGATCCAATACGCCCAAGCAATGGAgttacctagctagctagcaagcaAATGAGAAGTGAAGGAATTAAGAGATCAATTTATTTAGTATAGTCAGTTCTTTCGTATGTGGAGATGGTGGCTGGGGCAATTAAACATGCAAAGATCGTCTGGAATTACTTTTTGTTCTTCCATTTCAAGAAAGTAACAGATACATATGGTAGCCTGTGTAAGATTAATTGCGATtgaattaatcttataaatgcATGCAACGATATCCAGTTCTTATCATTTTTTCCTAATCGTTATTTTAGTTGATCCAAATTCCAGACGGCAGCGAATGGTTGACACGGGGGAAGAAAAAATCGTAGCAGCTTAAAGTGGAGAAAAAAATCGTCGGGAGTGAGTGAGCAAAGAGAGGCGAAATATAAACAACACAAGCAGCGGCTCATGCGAAAGAAAttccaggtttttttttttctgctacaAATCTTCTGTGATGCGGCTCATTAACTTACTATGTGGAGTGCTTACGTGTCCATCTATTATTGGTGTCCATTAATCCCAAGAGAACAGCACATCCGCTTCAAAGCTGAACTGAATAATTAAATATCACCAGAACAAGATTGACAACACAAATGCTAACAATTGCCAAATACAAGAAGCTGCAAACTAACTAGGTTACTATTCTCAATAAAGCACAGGCTAAAACTTTACATTGTAAGGAGGATATAGGTTAATGTTGAGGTAGTGCCGGTCTCTTTTCCAACATCTCGTAGTGGACAACAAAATTATCCTGCAATTAGAATGATGCAATTGGACTCGGGGAATTAAAATTGATAGATATTTGTTTAATCAAGGAAAAGTTGGAAAATTGTGGAGCTCATGataataaagaaaacaaacaattGATGAAATAGGGGTTAACAGTCCGAACCTTGCGGATTGTTTCAAATGTGTTTGGATCAAAGCAATGATACGATCCTCTCTCATATGTTGGTGTTTTCACGAGCGGCTCCACATTGGGGACTCTTATGAACCATAGTCGGTGCTCTTTGTGGTAAAACCAGCCTCTATTGTAACTGCCAACAGGATTCACAAATGACTTCAGCAAAACAAGCTCCAACCATGTGACTATATAATCCGTCAACATATTTAGTGGATTATGTAGTAACGTAATACAGGGATCTAGAACCTAATAGTCTATCCATGTATTGGCAATCTGGTGACCATGGAAAGAATCTTTGAAATTCTCAGCCAAAAAGAATCTTTGAAATTCTTTCATATGTAATACAGGGGTTTCATATGTAGCATAACTCTTTCTCAGCCAAAAAGAATCTTTGAAATTCTCAGGAATCAGACTGCTTACAATTTGCAGATGTAAAATAATCGATATGTGAATCAGAGCCACATTTGCTCTCAAAGCTAACTATTCAGTGAGTGCTAAAGTGGCACTCGCTTTGCCATGTGGGTGTGTATTCAAACACAAGCGCAAACGCTCAAGCTGAGAAACTTACAGTTCATTTGATGCATATAATTGGGCTTCATCTTTTGGCATGCTGCAAAAGAGAGTACAGTGATTGTATTAATTAGATTTAATATCTCAAGAGTCATGCCAGGAGAGCAACAGAGATCTAGTAACGAGAAGCAcctgtaaaatatgtaaaataaagttTCCACAGTAAACTTCAAAAAATAACTTTGCTGCAACcaccaaaaagagattaagagcaggaaaggaaaacaaatcaTTGCTCTCAATTAtctaaaagaaattattattaagTGCATCTCACATGTAGAGCAGGTGGTTGTTTAGCATAATAACATTGTGGCACCTTAAACTCCGGATCACCCTTAGCTGGCTCATCAGACCATGGAGAACCAAAAGTTTTGTGAAGATTTTCGGTCGAATTCAAATTCAGCCCAAGTGTTGTCAGATCAATTCCAAGAGCAAGAGATGTTAGATCAGGATCACTCATCCTTATTACACTTAACAAGCCAAGTAAACCATATGGGTCTGTAGAAGACTGGGCAGCCTGCATGGGTTTACTCCCCTGATCCCTAAATGGCTGATTGACAGCTGACATTTGTTGAAGCCGAAACTGGGACTGGttctgttgttgttgttgatacTGCTGGATAAGTTGGTCGTACGATCCCATACCAGATACTGTATTTGGAGAATTGAGAGGTCTTAGTCCAATACCAGGAGGGCCACTGGTCTgaaccaaaaacaaaattatataattatgacATTCCGAATACTTCTATATATTAATGCAGAAACTAAATGCCTAGAAATGAGGCCTATCTTCAACAACATAGCATTTGGAACATCCACCTAGCATAGGAGTACAATTTTTACAATGCACATCATCAGATGTGCACCATTTTTACAAATAACCccttttgaatgagattttaaaTCCAATTACAGCAAGAAAATTGACAATTTACAGCAACAAATTAATCTACCTGGGAGTGATAATTCGAATGTGAAGATGGGAAGATATCCGAGCCATGTAAATGGAGAAGATCCTGATTGTTTATAGATGAGAAAGACACACCGCCACTACTGACTGATGCAGCATGTTGCTGCTGAGGGCGATGGGATGAATATGTTCCCCCCATATTAAATCCAGCAGATCTACCCATCTGCACGTTTAGGATGGAAATATTAGAGAAACCTTTATTTATGTAGCACATAACATCAACCCATGTTGGACAAATCTAGGAGGCATTCCACAAATCAAAGCCGTGGGATTCGTATTTGTATTCTATGGTGCTTATGGAAGGAGTGAAATGACAGGACGTTCAAAGACAAGGACAGATCTTTTGGGGATCTTAGAGCTTTTGAGGATcttagatctttttttttttttttttttttttagaatgctATTCCTATGGGCTATAGCTACAGATTTTAATGGTTTAGACCTGcataattttcttgtttccttttcttcaCCCTAGATAGGTGTTTActtttgtataccatcttgtgtacttgggctatgcctattctattaatacaatcgtttatttatcaaaaacaaaacatcaaCCAGGAATATCCCATTATtttggagaaaagaaaagggatatCCAATGAGTGTTTGTGACTCCAGAGACTGACAAACTAGTCACCCAATTTCATATGAAATGGATGGTCATACTTATCACCCATTTCCATGTTAAATCGAGGAATCATACTTTTCATATTTGTTGGTCACTCAAATTGCATAATAATAAGCCATAATCAGTTTAATGGCTTAAGTtgctacatgaaaaaaatgctaaaatactGATCTTGATGCCAACAATCATAGATTATTGTGCCCACATATATTCCACAAATTTCAATAATTGAGACTCACAGAAAAGTGCTGTGATTGCATCATCGACATAGTGTTGTCATGGAGTTGTTCTTTCTGGTGCATATCCATCGCATAATCTGCATTACCACCTGAAATAATAATACAGTCAACAACAAATGCTTAAGAAGCCGACCTAGTTTTatcacaaacaacatcaaacttCCAAGCACGTATATGAGCGACAGACATATCTTCCATTTGCAACCaaagaagagaaaggagaaaacTTGAGTTATTAGAATAGATGAGCATGTCCaaagatttcttttcttcttttattggcaccggatgTCTGGAACAAAGTTTGGACTCATCacgggtgcacaggccctcagcAAGAAGTTTCCTACAAGTGCACCTCTGGTAATTCAAATGGAAATTCCCCTAGTCTAATCGCTCCTAGAAattatttgcacccaagggTTTGAACCTAAGACCTGGagagagcataccaccaagaatAAGGCTCTTACCATGACTTATTACATTAAAAACAATCACAAAAGCTGCAAAGAAATTGGTGAAACTGCAGAATCATACATTTTTTATcgataaacaaaattttattaagcATAAAACAGAcaaaagcccaagtatacaggatATATACAAGAGTGTTGCCTATGTATGCTAGTTTAGCAAGAAACTGTAGAATCATACATAACATTAAAAAGTCGCTTGATACAACAATGGAAGATAAAGTTTCACACCTAATATCCCCAGGGCAGAGCAGATGCACAGACATTGAGGACCATCACAGCATACAATGATAAGATGTTGCATTTCAGTCTCATtagccatttttttttatgaatatccTTATTACTACAATATATCTATATCCCAACCATGTGATGTGCCCAATACGAGCACTGAACTGAACTTTTTAGTCAAGCAAATTGAGGCATTCATTAATATTCCAAACGAAGAAATTGTCTCATAGCATTCGTCAGAATCTCAAAGGTTTTGGGACAAAGTGCGCTTGCTAAACAGTATCGTTAGCAAACTAAATATTGTCGCATAGAACGGCATCAAATATTTCACGCTTTGCATGATTTATGCGGCAATATATCATGAATACAAGTACAAAATTATGGCAAAGTTGGCAATAATATGGGTGAGAAAGTAAACTCATCAAAACCCTCCCTCACAAGGAAAAATCACAACTAAGAAAAAACACAATTGATTCAATTCAAACTCAAGTAGCCATTATAAAGAAAAACCTTTATTCTTACAAAAACGAATACAAGAAGCAAAATTAAACTTGCAAAGCATTTTCTGCTGTTCTACCCTAagccttatttttctttttcccttgctAGCAAATTTTTTACCGAGATAGCAACATACAACTGATGTAGcaattgaaacataaatctaaCCCCAAGGTATCACAACTCCATGGCAAGTACTACTGGTAAGATAACTGCATTAAAGAAAATCCTTGATAGTTGAAGTACAGCTAAAAATATAGTACAAATGAACAGCACCTTTAAATCCAGGTAAAGCTGGAAAATCTTCATTTTGAATGCTAAACTCTTGGTTTTGTTGAACAATAGGACTAACACCAAGACCTTGTTTCCGTAGTGAACCTGAAAATTTTTGCTGCATgtcatattttcaaattgaatcaAAGAAACagctaaaaagaaaagttgcaagatttttctttgCTTACCCAATTGTCCTTGAGGTCCTCCAGCAGAACTAGGACGACTTGTCAACTGAGGGAAGTCGTTGATGTCAAAAGGCGTGTCATTCGAGTTCAGGTCATTTAACATCCCCATAGAACTTAAATTATTTACTGCTTGGACATGGCCTTGAGAAAGGGGACCGCCAGCAGAGTAGGAATTTCCTAGCATAGAAATTACCTGAGGAGAACCTGAATCAAGAAAACGTCATCTCCAAAGAAAAATGGTTCATCTAGCATATCAACACTATTGATTATATCTATAATAgattataaatgaaaattaagtaTGACTAAGACAGTCAAATGAATTGATGCAATTCCAGACAGCATCTAAACAGAATTGGGCAATAATAAGCACATGAGCACATAAGatcacaaataaatttctctatAGCGACACTAGCAcaagccaaaaaataaaaatattagctcAAAATATACCAGAAACAAAGCAGAGAGATAGTATCCACAAACACACGCAGAAGAAATAGTTCTGAAGGTACTGATATAAATCATCTTTCTATTGAGACACTTCATACAAAGATATTTACTAGCTCACATTTGTACCTTGTGGAAGTACGCCACTCATCAATCGATTTTGTCCTTGAACACTCAAACTTCCAGACCCACTATTTGCACTTAAAGTTAATCGAGAAGCAAGACCAGGAATAGATAATCCTCCACCAGAGCCTATACTCCTCCCGATGTTGCCCCCACCAACCATGTTTCCCATGGAACTTGTAATCCTAGGACCTGCATTTGCCAAAATTGGGGATACTCCCAATCCTGGAACAGTATTCCGGTTACCAATTGCACCAGAGGTTGGGAGAATTCCAGGAATAGAACCGCCAACTCCATTAGTGCTACTACTAAATCCAGGATTTCCTACAACATTTATACCTCCTCTATTTGCGACTCCTGAATGTCCATGGGAGCTTCCATGAGACAACTGCAAAACagtattgaaagaaaaaaaatgaggcaATAGTCATAACAATGTGGTCGTGTACTCTTTGGCACATGCACAAACAGAAACAAGATAAAACAATAGGAAAAAGACTCCTGTGTGGCAGTAAGTAATCTTGAACTGTTTTTAGCAACTAGCATGAGGAAGACGAAGGTGGATAATGGTAATGGATTGGTACTGCATGTGCAAGAAGAGTGGGGAAACCATCAATCACTTGTTGCTTCACTGTGAAGTGGTTAGGGTCTTGTGGCAGCAATCTTCCAACTTCTTGGGACAAAATTGGTGGTGCCATTTTGAGTTGTGGAGCTAATGGTGGCTTGAGGGGGTATACAGGACTGACTCACAGGCATAAACGTCAGAAGGATGGCTCCTTTGTGCTTGATGTTGAGTATATAGAAGAAGCTTTAACAcccaaaaattagaaaaaattttaaagaacttTCATGCTTAAAACCTTGTATGAGTGGACTGCGGTCCATAGTGATTCccatttcaaatcatttttaaattttactagtTCATGCTTCCCTAACTTTCCTTAAATTATGTGTTCCCCTTTGTATACCCAGGTGTACTTGGGTTGCACCCCTACAGTGCTTAtcaataatatgtaatatcttTACTTAAGCATATGGCAAGGAAAACACAAGCACCTGAGAGAGAGCAACAGGAAGATTATTGGATGAAAATCGTCCACTAGAAAGGTTTCCAGCAGGCTGTTGAACTCCCCCAGAAGGAACATTACTTAGTGCTGAGTTTCTTGATGTTAATGTACCAGGAATGTTGGGAAGATTAAAGCCCCCATGAAGATTGTGCAGCCCCTGAATTGACCCTGCAAAGAGAAATATTGGAATTTCACAAATTTTAAACAATACATATTAGTGAATTGCTCGCAATATCTACCCACCGGAGTGATGAAAAACAGGGGAAGCTGCACCAGACTGACCAGAGAAAGATGTCGTAAAAGGTCGCCCAGTACCGTCTGGAAGGTTTGAAGCTGAACTGTTGAGAGAAGACTGCAACGAGAAAACACAATATATTTCACAACATATAGATGAAACATGTGAAATTCAAAGCAAATATTTCTCGCTTCATACATACTTTCAATCAAATATAAAGAAGAGCACAACTAACATTAATCACAAGTAATGTATCAAACACataaatttcttcttttattaGGATTGAAGACTCCATAAATGCGAACTTATCTTAAAACagttaaaaacttcaaaataatttttttttataagtaaacacaatcttattaataataataggcatagcccaagtacacaagatgggaaaaaaaaaaaaaaaaaaacttccaaatAATACCTAGGTGAACCTTTTTTTTCACACTTAATTTctttggttttctgctattgtaccCGTTGGAACTAGCATTCATGATTTCTTGTATCATCTTCTAGTTCCTAgattgtaattaggtgtttttttgtgtatacttcctgtgtacttgggcaacACCTTTTGTTGTGTTTCAATGAAGTTTTACttttacctatataaaaaaaaaatacctagaATGAATGGTAGAAACATTGTACAAATGCCAGTCTCCTTCAAATAATTCCATTAATAAACTGGACGTCTAATCATCTCTGAATATGTACAATTCTAAATCTCAAATAAAGTATACATATCTCAATTACTACTAACAACATATCCTCCATGCTGCAAACCCAATTATGCTAAATAAATCTACATGCAACTCGCATTAttcaattaaatgaaaattaaaattcacaAGATCAATAATTAAGCACACAAAAAGACCCTAAAtccaaaataaaagaagatcCAGTAACGAGCCCAGTAAAAACTCAGGAACGAGCTTAAAGACGCTTAGAACACTAAACTTACAACATAAAGTTACATTTCTTAAATGTCAAGGACATAATTAACTTCAGCATGTAAATGTTCCAAAAAGGTTAACTAAGACATGCAGAAGTGGCCGAATGTCTCCGCCCACAAGTTGTAGAAATTATGTAGATAAGAGACAGTACATTAAGTAACCCCGACATTGCATGAGCATCAAAAATTCATGCAAAAAATCATTCCTTGCTGAGAAACAGAACTCCTAATCTTGAGAGTCAAAAGATCTATCGTCAAATTGAATAGCTACTCCACAATACTCAGCCTATAGCCTGAAAAAGACAGAGTTATTGTCAGAG is a window from the Carya illinoinensis cultivar Pawnee chromosome 14, C.illinoinensisPawnee_v1, whole genome shotgun sequence genome containing:
- the LOC122294354 gene encoding probable NOT transcription complex subunit VIP2 isoform X4 — protein: MSGLLNSSLNSSASNLPDGTGRPFTTSFSGQSGAASPVFHHSGSIQGLHNLHGGFNLPNIPGTLTSRNSALSNVPSGGVQQPAGNLSSGRFSSNNLPVALSQLSHGSSHGHSGVANRGGINVVGNPGFSSSTNGVGGSIPGILPTSGAIGNRNTVPGLGVSPILANAGPRITSSMGNMVGGGNIGRSIGSGGGLSIPGLASRLTLSANSGSGSLSVQGQNRLMSGVLPQGSPQVISMLGNSYSAGGPLSQGHVQAVNNLSSMGMLNDLNSNDTPFDINDFPQLTSRPSSAGGPQGQLGSLRKQGLGVSPIVQQNQEFSIQNEDFPALPGFKGGNADYAMDMHQKEQLHDNTMSMMQSQHFSTSGPPGIGLRPLNSPNTVSGMGSYDQLIQQYQQQQQNQSQFRLQQMSAVNQPFRDQGSKPMQAAQSSTDPYGLLGLLSVIRMSDPDLTSLALGIDLTTLGLNLNSTENLHKTFGSPWSDEPAKGDPEFKVPQCYYAKQPPALHQSYFLKFTVETLFYIFYSMPKDEAQLYASNELYNRGWFYHKEHRLWFIRVPNVEPLVKTPTYERGSYHCFDPNTFETIRKDNFVVHYEMLEKRPALPQH
- the LOC122294354 gene encoding probable NOT transcription complex subunit VIP2 isoform X3, which gives rise to MSGLLNSSLNSSASNLPDGTGRPFTTSFSGQSGAASPVFHHSGSIQGLHNLHGGFNLPNIPGTLTSRNSALSNVPSGGVQQPAGNLSSGRFSSNNLPVALSQLSHGSSHGHSGVANRGGLGVSPILANAGPRITSSMGNMVGGGNIGRSIGSGGGLSIPGLASRLTLSANSGSGSLSVQGQNRLMSGVLPQGSPQVISMLGNSYSAGGPLSQGHVQAVNNLSSMGMLNDLNSNDTPFDINDFPQLTSRPSSAGGPQGQLGSLRKQGLGVSPIVQQNQEFSIQNEDFPALPGFKGGNADYAMDMHQKEQLHDNTMSMMQSQHFSMGRSAGFNMGGTYSSHRPQQQHAASVSSGGVSFSSINNQDLLHLHGSDIFPSSHSNYHSQTSGPPGIGLRPLNSPNTVSGMGSYDQLIQQYQQQQQNQSQFRLQQMSAVNQPFRDQGSKPMQAAQSSTDPYGLLGLLSVIRMSDPDLTSLALGIDLTTLGLNLNSTENLHKTFGSPWSDEPAKGDPEFKVPQCYYAKQPPALHQSYFLKFTVETLFYIFYSMPKDEAQLYASNELYNRGWFYHKEHRLWFIRVPNVEPLVKTPTYERGSYHCFDPNTFETIRKDNFVVHYEMLEKRPALPQH
- the LOC122294354 gene encoding probable NOT transcription complex subunit VIP2 isoform X2 is translated as MSGLLNSSLNSSASNLPDGTGRPFTTSFSGSIQGLHNLHGGFNLPNIPGTLTSRNSALSNVPSGGVQQPAGNLSSGRFSSNNLPVALSQLSHGSSHGHSGVANRGGINVVGNPGFSSSTNGVGGSIPGILPTSGAIGNRNTVPGLGVSPILANAGPRITSSMGNMVGGGNIGRSIGSGGGLSIPGLASRLTLSANSGSGSLSVQGQNRLMSGVLPQGSPQVISMLGNSYSAGGPLSQGHVQAVNNLSSMGMLNDLNSNDTPFDINDFPQLTSRPSSAGGPQGQLGSLRKQGLGVSPIVQQNQEFSIQNEDFPALPGFKGGNADYAMDMHQKEQLHDNTMSMMQSQHFSMGRSAGFNMGGTYSSHRPQQQHAASVSSGGVSFSSINNQDLLHLHGSDIFPSSHSNYHSQTSGPPGIGLRPLNSPNTVSGMGSYDQLIQQYQQQQQNQSQFRLQQMSAVNQPFRDQGSKPMQAAQSSTDPYGLLGLLSVIRMSDPDLTSLALGIDLTTLGLNLNSTENLHKTFGSPWSDEPAKGDPEFKVPQCYYAKQPPALHQSYFLKFTVETLFYIFYSMPKDEAQLYASNELYNRGWFYHKEHRLWFIRVPNVEPLVKTPTYERGSYHCFDPNTFETIRKDNFVVHYEMLEKRPALPQH
- the LOC122294354 gene encoding probable NOT transcription complex subunit VIP2 isoform X1, producing the protein MSGLLNSSLNSSASNLPDGTGRPFTTSFSGQSGAASPVFHHSGSIQGLHNLHGGFNLPNIPGTLTSRNSALSNVPSGGVQQPAGNLSSGRFSSNNLPVALSQLSHGSSHGHSGVANRGGINVVGNPGFSSSTNGVGGSIPGILPTSGAIGNRNTVPGLGVSPILANAGPRITSSMGNMVGGGNIGRSIGSGGGLSIPGLASRLTLSANSGSGSLSVQGQNRLMSGVLPQGSPQVISMLGNSYSAGGPLSQGHVQAVNNLSSMGMLNDLNSNDTPFDINDFPQLTSRPSSAGGPQGQLGSLRKQGLGVSPIVQQNQEFSIQNEDFPALPGFKGGNADYAMDMHQKEQLHDNTMSMMQSQHFSMGRSAGFNMGGTYSSHRPQQQHAASVSSGGVSFSSINNQDLLHLHGSDIFPSSHSNYHSQTSGPPGIGLRPLNSPNTVSGMGSYDQLIQQYQQQQQNQSQFRLQQMSAVNQPFRDQGSKPMQAAQSSTDPYGLLGLLSVIRMSDPDLTSLALGIDLTTLGLNLNSTENLHKTFGSPWSDEPAKGDPEFKVPQCYYAKQPPALHQSYFLKFTVETLFYIFYSMPKDEAQLYASNELYNRGWFYHKEHRLWFIRVPNVEPLVKTPTYERGSYHCFDPNTFETIRKDNFVVHYEMLEKRPALPQH